One genomic segment of Stigmatopora argus isolate UIUO_Sarg chromosome 3, RoL_Sarg_1.0, whole genome shotgun sequence includes these proteins:
- the LOC144071499 gene encoding parapinopsin-like, with amino-acid sequence MDSNSTAWSSEAEAPTVFPRVGYSILSFLMFINTLLTVFNNGLVITVSLRNPTLLHPMNVFILSLAVSDLMIGLCGSLVVTVTNYYGSFFVGRTACVFQGFAVNYFGLVSLCTLTLLSYERYNVVCKPSVRCKLSMRRSATGLIFVWLSCLFWAVMPLFGWSGYQPEGVQTSCSLAWEERSWSNYSYLILYTLVCFLFPVTVIIYCYSKVLTALRKLNKSVELQVGHSLQKETDHAVKMVLAMTVAFFICWLPYTALSVVVVVQPQLHIPPLLATMPMYFAKTSPVYNPIIYFLSNQQFRDATLEMLSCGRYIPRGTAPVVSISMRPLNTRSCSNRMNRPNKVLPL; translated from the exons ATGGACAGCAACAGCACGGCGTGGAGTTCGGAGGCCGAGGCACCCACCGTCTTCCCACGCGTGGGCTACAGCATCCTGTCCTTCCTCATGTTCATCAACACACTGCTCACTGTGTTCAACAATGGTCTGGTGATCACCGTGTCCCTGAGGAACCCCACTCTGCTGCACCCAATGAACGTGTTCATTCTGAGCCTGGCCGTTTCCGACCTAATGATCGGCCTTTGTGGCTCCCTTGTGGTCACCGTAACCAACTACTACGGATCTTTCTTTGTCGGAAGAACCGCCTGTGTCTTCCAGGGATTTGCCGTCAACTACTTTG GCCTGGTGTCGCTATGTACATTGACCCTGCTTTCGTACGAGCGCTACAATGTGGTGTGCAAACCGAGCGTCCGTTGCAAGCTGAGCATGAGACGCAGCGCCACGGGGCTCATTTTCGTCTGGCTTTCCTGCTTATTCTGGGCCGTGATGCCTCTGTTTGGATGGAGCGGATACCAGCCAGAGGGTGTACAGACGTCTTGCTCTTTGGCCTGGGAAGAAAGGTCGTGGAGCAACTACAGCTATCTCATTCTCTACACGCTGGTGTGCTTCCTATTTCCAGTAACTGTCATTATCTACTGCTACTCCAAAGTGCTCACGGCTTTGCGCAAG TTGAACAAAAGTGTGGAGCTGCAGGTTGGCCATTCTTTGCAAAAGGAGACGGACCACGCTGTCAAGATGGTCCTGGCTATGACTGTGGCTTTCTTCATTTGCTGGCTGCCCTATACTGCTCTgtctgtggtggtggtggtacaACCGCAGCTTCACATTCCCCCTCTACTGGCCACCATGCCCATGTATTTCGCAAAGACCAGCCCTGTGTACAACCCTATCATTTACTTTCTGTCCAACCAGCAG TTTCGAGACGCCACCCTAGAGATGCTGTCTTGCGGCCGCTATATCCCCCGCGGGACCGCCCCCGTGGTCAGCATCAGCATGCGGCCCTTGAACACGAGGAGCTGCTCCAACAGGATGAACAGACCCAACAAGGTGCTACCTCTGTGA